In Bordetella holmesii ATCC 51541, the following proteins share a genomic window:
- a CDS encoding hutD family protein, producing MMLHFFDTATVAATPWRNGGGTTRELACFPAGAAMDSFAWRISIADIDADGPFSAFAGIDRVITLLDGDGVRLYTEDGRIDHRLDAPLAPFSFAGEEPILSSLLGGRTRDFNVMTRRQGWQAEVQILRANATLAPAGGSLVYACSGRWTVAGSHALGPGQGGFWTTDAGALPLAADSEGAALIAVRLTPLAGARA from the coding sequence ATGATGCTCCACTTTTTCGACACGGCCACCGTCGCCGCCACCCCGTGGCGCAATGGCGGCGGCACCACGCGCGAACTCGCCTGCTTCCCGGCCGGCGCCGCCATGGACAGCTTTGCCTGGCGCATCAGCATCGCCGACATCGACGCCGACGGCCCCTTCTCCGCCTTTGCGGGCATTGACCGCGTCATCACCTTGCTCGATGGCGACGGAGTGCGCCTCTATACCGAGGACGGCCGCATCGATCACCGGCTCGACGCGCCGCTGGCCCCGTTTTCCTTTGCCGGCGAAGAGCCCATCCTGTCCTCGCTGCTGGGCGGGCGCACACGCGACTTCAATGTCATGACGCGCCGCCAAGGGTGGCAGGCCGAGGTGCAGATCTTGCGGGCGAATGCAACCCTCGCCCCTGCCGGCGGCAGCCTGGTCTATGCCTGCAGCGGCCGTTGGACCGTGGCCGGTTCGCACGCGCTTGGGCCCGGACAGGGCGGCTTCTGGACCACGGACGCAGGCGCCCTACCCTTGGCGGCCGACAGCGAGGGCGCGGCACTGATTGCCGTGCGCCTGACCCCGTTGGCCGGAGCCCGGGCATGA
- the hutF gene encoding formiminoglutamate deiminase: protein MNALHAQHALLPDGWARDVLLQWDDDGRLTSVQPGIPAGTWPQADGPLLPAMPNLHSHAFQRALAGLTEYRGQARDSFWSWRTLMYQFANRLDPQALEDIATWLYIEMLQAGYGSTCEFHYVHHDADGRPYADDATLSLALLAAARRSGMRLTLLPVLYQTAGFGGQPPNDGQRRFIRSTDDMLRLLERLNPHCQAQDAVLGLAPHSLRAVPPDSLGPALAGLDAIAPGAPVHIHIAEQIKEVEDCLAWSGQRPVRWLLDHARVDDRWCLVHATHLDEEEIRLAAASGAVAGLCPTTEANLGDGIFPFSAWREAGGAWGLGSDSHICVDAAEEILMLEYSQRLASRQRNVGALPHCPQVAQALMQQALDGGARASGRPGSAQLRAGGLADFFTLDTRLAALADFSPEQMLASHVFAASRSNTRRSAWIGGRQYVESGRHHLADKAAQAFIAARRTLLAA, encoded by the coding sequence ATGAACGCCCTCCATGCCCAACACGCACTGCTGCCCGACGGCTGGGCCCGCGATGTGCTGCTGCAGTGGGATGACGATGGCCGCCTGACCTCGGTGCAGCCGGGCATACCCGCCGGGACGTGGCCGCAGGCCGACGGGCCGCTGCTGCCGGCCATGCCCAATCTGCATTCGCATGCCTTTCAGCGCGCCCTGGCCGGCCTGACCGAATACCGCGGGCAGGCCCGTGACAGCTTCTGGAGCTGGCGCACCCTGATGTATCAGTTCGCCAACCGCCTGGATCCGCAGGCCCTGGAGGACATCGCAACCTGGCTCTACATCGAGATGCTGCAAGCGGGATATGGCAGCACCTGCGAGTTCCATTACGTGCACCATGACGCCGACGGCCGCCCCTACGCCGATGACGCGACGCTCAGCCTGGCCTTGCTGGCGGCGGCCCGCCGCAGCGGCATGCGCTTGACGCTACTGCCGGTGCTTTATCAAACCGCAGGCTTTGGCGGCCAGCCGCCCAACGATGGCCAGCGCCGCTTTATCCGCAGCACCGACGACATGCTGCGCTTGCTCGAGCGCCTCAACCCGCATTGTCAGGCGCAGGACGCCGTGCTGGGCCTGGCGCCGCACTCGCTGCGCGCCGTCCCACCGGACAGCCTCGGCCCGGCCCTGGCCGGACTGGACGCCATCGCGCCGGGCGCCCCGGTGCACATCCACATCGCCGAGCAGATCAAAGAGGTGGAGGACTGCCTGGCCTGGAGCGGGCAGCGCCCCGTGCGCTGGCTGCTCGACCACGCGCGCGTCGATGATCGCTGGTGCCTGGTCCATGCCACACACCTGGACGAAGAAGAGATCCGCCTGGCTGCGGCCAGTGGCGCGGTCGCGGGTCTGTGCCCCACCACCGAAGCCAATCTCGGCGACGGTATTTTTCCGTTCAGCGCCTGGCGCGAGGCCGGCGGCGCATGGGGCCTGGGCTCGGACAGCCATATCTGCGTGGATGCCGCTGAAGAAATTCTCATGCTGGAGTATAGCCAGCGTCTGGCCAGCCGCCAGCGCAATGTCGGCGCCCTGCCCCATTGCCCACAGGTGGCACAAGCCCTGATGCAGCAAGCGCTCGATGGCGGGGCGCGAGCATCAGGCCGGCCCGGCAGCGCGCAGTTGCGCGCGGGCGGACTGGCTGACTTCTTCACCCTGGACACCCGTCTGGCCGCACTGGCGGATTTCTCGCCCGAGCAGATGTTGGCTTCGCATGTGTTTGCTGCCAGCCGCAGCAACACCCGGCGCTCGGCCTGGATAGGCGGGCGCCAATACGTCGAGTCGGGCCGGCATCACCTGGCCGACAAAGCCGCCCAGGCCTTTATCGCCGCGCGCCGCACACTGCTGGCAGCCTGA
- a CDS encoding beta-ketoacyl synthase, C-terminal domain protein, producing the protein MTKRVAIIGLAFRFPGTSTEHYWSDLLDGKNLITQVDATRWSEDAYLHPDKNHPGSAYTRAAGSLGDVSQFDANFFGISPREASLMDPQQRLLLEMSWEALEDAGVKPTHLRGSNCGVYIGISSADYAYRMSEDLGAIDASTATGNTASIAANRLSYFFDLRGPSIALDTACSSSMVALHQACRAIQSGECTYALTGGISLHLHPYGFITFSKASMLSPSGQCNVFDASGDGYVRSEGGGIFVLKDYDQALADGDRILAVVAATAINTDGRKAGLTVPSAEAQADLLRHVYAQAGISPAELDYLEAHGTGTSVGDPIETRAIGAALGKRRPVTQPLPIGSVKSNLGHLEPASGVAGLVKAIYALNHRVVPATIGVRTLNPNIAFDDWNIEVATQNRPLKPQGKLTIGVNSFGFGGANAHVILESPPCVAEPSATKLVKNAPVPLIVSGKTQQALRDAAAAMAQRLRQDTVRPLYDVAYHAALRRDWQPHRALVFASDRLRAADDLQLLAEDRAPKYRVATETVQADARGPVFVYSGNGSQWAGMGKRLMADPVFASAVHEVDALFSEHADFSPAAELSSLSANERYDFTEIAQPTLFALQVGITRMLAQRGVVPAATMGHSVGEVAAVWACGALSLPDAVRVIYHRSRLQGLTKGKGRMTAVGISAAETEALIAELKLGRGLSIAGANSYRGATVAGDPALLDVLEAALGERSIFHRRLSLDYAFHSAAMDPIEGGIQQSLADIKPRDVNIPFYSSVSGQA; encoded by the coding sequence ATGACTAAACGCGTAGCGATCATCGGCCTGGCCTTCCGTTTTCCGGGGACCAGCACCGAACACTATTGGTCCGACCTGCTCGATGGCAAAAACCTGATCACCCAGGTCGACGCAACACGCTGGTCCGAGGATGCCTATCTGCATCCTGACAAGAACCACCCAGGCTCCGCCTATACGCGTGCAGCAGGTTCTCTGGGGGATGTATCCCAGTTCGACGCCAATTTTTTTGGTATTTCGCCACGCGAAGCCTCGCTCATGGATCCGCAACAACGGCTGTTGCTGGAGATGAGCTGGGAGGCGCTGGAGGACGCCGGCGTCAAACCCACCCACCTGCGCGGCTCCAACTGCGGCGTGTACATCGGCATTTCCAGCGCCGACTATGCCTATCGGATGTCGGAAGACCTGGGGGCCATCGACGCGTCCACGGCCACCGGCAACACCGCCAGCATCGCCGCCAATCGCCTGTCGTATTTTTTTGATCTGCGCGGCCCCAGCATTGCGCTGGACACGGCCTGCTCCTCGTCGATGGTGGCGCTTCACCAGGCCTGCCGCGCCATTCAAAGCGGAGAGTGCACCTACGCGTTGACCGGTGGCATCAGCCTGCATTTGCACCCCTACGGTTTCATTACCTTCTCGAAAGCGTCCATGCTCTCGCCCAGCGGCCAGTGCAATGTGTTCGACGCCTCCGGCGATGGATACGTGCGCTCGGAAGGCGGCGGCATCTTCGTCCTCAAAGACTATGACCAGGCCCTCGCCGACGGCGACCGCATCCTGGCCGTCGTGGCGGCCACCGCGATCAACACCGATGGCCGCAAAGCCGGCCTGACCGTGCCCAGCGCCGAAGCGCAGGCCGACTTGCTGCGCCACGTCTACGCGCAAGCCGGCATTTCGCCGGCCGAACTCGACTATCTCGAAGCCCATGGCACGGGCACCTCGGTCGGCGACCCGATCGAAACCCGCGCTATCGGCGCGGCACTAGGCAAGCGCCGCCCGGTCACGCAACCCCTGCCCATCGGGTCCGTCAAGAGCAACCTCGGCCACCTGGAGCCCGCCTCGGGCGTGGCCGGGCTGGTCAAGGCCATTTACGCGTTGAATCACCGTGTGGTGCCAGCGACCATCGGCGTGCGCACGCTCAACCCCAACATTGCGTTTGACGACTGGAACATCGAGGTCGCCACGCAGAACCGCCCCCTCAAGCCGCAAGGCAAGCTCACCATCGGCGTGAACTCCTTCGGCTTTGGCGGCGCCAACGCGCACGTCATCCTCGAAAGCCCGCCCTGCGTGGCCGAACCCTCGGCCACCAAGCTGGTCAAGAACGCACCCGTTCCGTTGATCGTCAGTGGCAAGACACAACAAGCCTTGCGGGACGCCGCCGCCGCCATGGCCCAGCGCCTGCGGCAGGACACCGTCCGCCCGCTCTACGACGTGGCGTATCACGCCGCGTTACGGCGCGACTGGCAGCCGCATCGCGCCCTGGTGTTTGCCAGCGACAGGCTGCGCGCCGCCGATGACCTGCAGTTGCTGGCCGAGGACCGCGCGCCCAAATACCGGGTCGCCACCGAAACCGTGCAGGCTGACGCGCGCGGCCCGGTGTTTGTCTACTCGGGCAATGGCTCGCAATGGGCGGGCATGGGCAAGCGCCTCATGGCCGACCCGGTGTTTGCGTCGGCCGTGCACGAAGTCGATGCGCTGTTTTCCGAACATGCCGACTTCTCGCCTGCCGCCGAGCTGAGCAGCCTCAGCGCCAATGAGCGCTATGACTTCACCGAAATCGCACAGCCGACCTTGTTTGCGCTGCAGGTCGGCATCACCCGCATGCTGGCGCAACGCGGCGTGGTTCCGGCCGCGACGATGGGGCATAGCGTGGGCGAAGTCGCCGCTGTCTGGGCCTGCGGCGCCCTGTCGCTGCCCGATGCCGTGCGTGTCATCTACCACCGCAGCCGGCTGCAAGGGCTGACCAAGGGCAAGGGCCGCATGACGGCCGTGGGCATCAGCGCCGCGGAAACCGAGGCCCTGATTGCCGAACTGAAACTGGGCCGTGGCCTGTCCATAGCCGGAGCCAACAGTTACCGCGGCGCGACCGTGGCAGGCGATCCGGCCTTGCTCGACGTCTTGGAGGCCGCGCTTGGCGAGCGCAGCATCTTCCATCGCCGTCTGAGCCTGGACTATGCCTTCCATAGCGCGGCGATGGACCCCATCGAAGGTGGCATCCAACAGTCGCTGGCCGACATCAAGCCGCGCGACGTGAATATCCCTTTTTACTCTTCCGTCAGCGGCCAGGCCTAA
- a CDS encoding acyl transferase domain protein → MRLPVLFEPACASAIADGFNSFVEIGPHPVLRGYLKDALHTAGATGRILITASRGSDDPEKIHDVAAQLILSGADVDWGTLFPWQGEHANLPAYPWQRERHWHAITAESPLLLTRKRAHPLLGYRHAQHPGLWENVLDTQLQPSLADHVVGEAVVFPGTGFAELALAAALQSHPGDYADIEELEIRAPLLLAASPSKRLRFELDEADGRFRILAREQGSQEPWTPHASGRIRQEAGAIGLGQIPALNIPTRPPDFDRHDHERLTRAVGLDYGTAFRAVAHGWNESADSVLAVLQPDASLAAELASTHLHPALLDCSFQLIIQLLKDDPAIGQGIAFVPAKIGRLSLHAGQGQPSYARARLRRRAPHSLTADFVLFDAQGRPLASVRDARFRSIRLSKGAGEHLDVIDCVLTPRPHPLAPAADNPLQTSALLRDIERMLETTAQRANDRYAQEVDPCSRACATGCRWKPCAPRPRAG, encoded by the coding sequence GTGCGCCTGCCCGTGCTGTTTGAGCCCGCCTGCGCATCGGCCATCGCCGACGGGTTCAATAGCTTCGTGGAAATCGGCCCTCACCCCGTCCTGCGAGGTTATCTCAAGGATGCCCTGCATACCGCCGGGGCGACGGGCCGCATCCTGATCACGGCGTCGCGCGGCAGCGATGACCCCGAAAAAATCCACGACGTGGCCGCGCAACTGATCCTCAGCGGCGCCGATGTCGATTGGGGCACGCTCTTTCCCTGGCAAGGCGAGCACGCCAACCTGCCCGCCTACCCCTGGCAGCGCGAGCGTCACTGGCATGCCATCACAGCCGAGTCGCCCTTGCTGCTCACGCGCAAGCGCGCCCATCCGCTGCTGGGCTATCGCCATGCGCAGCACCCCGGGCTGTGGGAGAACGTGCTCGACACCCAGTTGCAGCCATCGCTGGCCGACCACGTCGTGGGCGAGGCCGTCGTCTTTCCCGGCACAGGTTTTGCCGAGCTGGCCCTGGCCGCTGCCCTGCAATCCCATCCCGGCGACTACGCCGATATCGAAGAGCTGGAAATCCGGGCGCCGCTCTTGCTGGCGGCCTCGCCCAGCAAGCGTCTGCGTTTTGAACTGGACGAGGCCGATGGCCGGTTTCGTATCCTGGCGCGCGAGCAAGGCAGCCAAGAGCCCTGGACACCCCACGCCAGCGGCCGCATCCGCCAAGAGGCCGGCGCGATCGGCTTAGGCCAGATCCCTGCGCTGAACATCCCGACGCGCCCGCCCGACTTCGACCGGCATGACCACGAGCGCCTCACGCGCGCGGTCGGCCTGGACTATGGCACGGCTTTCCGCGCCGTCGCGCATGGCTGGAACGAATCCGCCGACAGCGTACTCGCCGTCCTGCAACCCGACGCCAGCCTGGCCGCCGAACTGGCCAGCACGCATCTGCATCCGGCGCTTCTGGATTGCAGCTTCCAACTCATTATTCAGTTGCTCAAGGATGATCCGGCCATCGGGCAGGGCATCGCTTTCGTGCCGGCCAAGATTGGCCGCCTGAGCCTGCATGCCGGGCAAGGCCAACCCAGCTATGCACGCGCACGCCTGCGGCGGCGTGCTCCGCACTCCCTGACAGCGGACTTCGTTCTGTTCGATGCCCAGGGCCGGCCCCTGGCCAGTGTGCGCGACGCGCGCTTTCGCAGCATCCGGCTGAGCAAAGGCGCAGGCGAGCACCTGGACGTCATCGACTGCGTGCTCACGCCCCGCCCCCATCCGCTGGCGCCGGCGGCGGACAACCCGCTGCAGACGAGCGCTCTGCTGCGCGACATCGAGCGCATGCTCGAGACGACCGCGCAACGCGCCAACGACCGGTATGCGCAAGAGGTCGACCCTTGCTCGAGAGCCTGTGCGACCGGCTGTCGCTGGAAGCCTTGCGCGCCCAGGCCTCGGGCGGGCTGA
- a CDS encoding putative polyketide synthase domain protein — protein sequence MRAQASGGLTLSAALIERRLRRAPQTVALFEHVLQRCVAAGVAQPAPTGWTLPPDEEGQPTAADIWNSLLREYPDYFPAIYAAGRVGQHLTALLQGKAEVDDIIPLAVTPTAVSRLLLGAETGQQLAAVLEIAQGAPLIGPACCASMDFGVADYSYACPDSQAIDDARHALMDSFPDASAILLNDETLASPAARYDLIIVHCEFDTLHACQQALNYARASLKPDGKLLLRGTHPSPWLDFVFGGRPQWWQGADNVTALPPASRWQQWLHDQGLACEPVIELTASPYTGAYLLLASLPAAQPLVPAADIRRQLILASAAGPDQALAQALHTELQAQGQLSQLASGNTADQLDALIQDTQNRHGPLHDILLLDGWGADSADDAARLHAQVQRCALAAALTQACERTATAATIWIVTRNAGVSMGGGTPQDPAIGDAALWGYGRTLANEASNYRIRLADLPQGTAAIAALAREVRYPDAEDEVLFGALGERFAPRLRVVPPPRPLSPSPATPNASRLGFSFPGQLRNLRWESYTAAAPRMIRSRSRSTPPG from the coding sequence TTGCGCGCCCAGGCCTCGGGCGGGCTGACACTGTCGGCGGCGCTCATCGAGCGGCGTCTGCGTCGCGCCCCGCAGACGGTGGCGCTGTTCGAGCACGTGTTGCAGCGTTGCGTGGCCGCCGGTGTAGCGCAGCCCGCGCCCACCGGCTGGACCTTGCCCCCTGACGAGGAAGGCCAGCCAACCGCAGCCGACATCTGGAACAGCCTGCTGCGCGAGTACCCCGATTACTTCCCGGCCATCTACGCCGCCGGCCGCGTCGGCCAGCATTTGACTGCCCTTTTGCAAGGCAAGGCCGAGGTCGACGACATCATCCCGCTTGCGGTGACACCGACTGCCGTCAGCCGCCTGCTGCTGGGCGCGGAAACCGGACAGCAACTCGCCGCCGTTCTGGAGATCGCGCAAGGCGCGCCGTTGATCGGGCCGGCCTGCTGCGCGTCGATGGACTTTGGCGTGGCCGACTATAGCTATGCCTGCCCAGACAGCCAGGCCATCGATGACGCCCGCCACGCGCTGATGGACAGCTTCCCCGATGCCAGCGCGATACTGCTGAACGACGAGACCCTTGCCTCGCCCGCAGCGCGCTATGACCTGATCATTGTCCACTGCGAATTCGACACCCTGCATGCCTGCCAGCAGGCCTTGAACTACGCGCGCGCCAGCCTCAAACCGGACGGCAAACTGCTGTTGCGAGGCACCCATCCTTCGCCCTGGCTGGACTTCGTCTTTGGCGGCCGCCCGCAATGGTGGCAAGGCGCCGACAACGTCACGGCCTTGCCGCCGGCCAGCCGCTGGCAGCAATGGCTGCATGACCAGGGCCTGGCTTGCGAACCCGTCATCGAACTGACCGCCAGCCCCTATACGGGTGCCTATCTGCTGCTTGCCAGTCTGCCTGCGGCGCAGCCCCTTGTCCCGGCGGCCGATATCCGCCGCCAACTGATCTTGGCCAGCGCAGCCGGGCCTGACCAGGCCCTGGCCCAGGCCCTGCACACCGAGCTGCAGGCGCAGGGCCAACTCAGCCAGCTCGCTTCGGGCAACACAGCCGATCAACTGGATGCCCTCATTCAGGACACACAGAACCGGCATGGCCCGTTGCACGACATCCTGCTGCTGGACGGCTGGGGAGCGGATAGCGCCGACGATGCCGCCCGCCTGCACGCGCAGGTCCAGCGTTGCGCGTTGGCCGCCGCGCTCACGCAGGCCTGCGAACGCACCGCGACAGCCGCCACGATCTGGATCGTCACCCGCAACGCCGGGGTCTCCATGGGCGGCGGCACCCCTCAAGACCCGGCCATCGGCGACGCGGCCCTCTGGGGCTACGGGCGCACGCTGGCCAACGAAGCCTCCAATTACCGCATCCGGCTGGCGGATCTGCCGCAAGGCACCGCCGCCATTGCCGCGCTTGCCCGCGAGGTGCGCTACCCCGACGCCGAAGACGAGGTGCTGTTTGGCGCGCTGGGCGAGCGTTTTGCCCCGCGCCTGCGGGTGGTGCCCCCCCCAAGGCCGCTAAGCCCCAGCCCCGCCACTCCCAATGCCAGCCGCCTGGGGTTTTCCTTTCCCGGCCAGTTGCGCAATCTGCGCTGGGAAAGCTACACCGCGGCCGCCCCCAGGATGATCAGATCGAGGTCCAGATCCACGCCACCGGGCTGA
- a CDS encoding zinc-binding dehydrogenase family protein, with the protein MMYSLGLLSDEAIENGFAGPSLGLEFAGVVSRIGPAVTQYRVGEAVVGFGPASFGDRVLTRAAAISRIPANFSFEAAATIPSTFFTVYYALHHLAHLQEGEKILIHGAAGGVGIAAIQLAQWLGADIYATAGSEEKRDFLRMMGVAHVYDSRSLAYADEILAETGGQGVDVVLNSLAGEAINRNLQVLRPFGRFLELGKRDFYENTRIGLRPFRNNISYFGIDADQLMNERPDLTQRLFGEMMQLFADGALHPLPYTVFDANDVVDAFRYMQQARQIGKIVVTYRHGIRRLHRPADPPAEPLVLAADASYLVTGGLGGFGLRTAQWLVEKGARHLILISRSGPQSDQAKEALAAFKAAGVSVHAAACDVTDRDALQKLLAHTGRSMPPLRGLVHAAVVIDDGLARNTCAAQIERTMAAKVLGAYHLHALTRDAALDFCVYYSSATTLFGNPGQSNYVAANMWLEALAMHRRASGLPATCVRWGAIDDVGFLARNEAIRDALQSRMGGSAIPSGEALAALEVMLQTRSNGLAVLELDWHALNRFLPTASAPKFSSLARRAGDSDHDAGDANDIAHLLATLDDTALQAAFGDMLKTEIGEILRVSADKIDPERSIYDMGLDSLIGVELIVALENRFGIRLPVMALSESPTVNKLAGRLILLLRGEPAATPGDHVASTVEKLVADHAADVSATAIDAFVADLKSGEADGPQRMIQ; encoded by the coding sequence GTGATGTATTCGCTTGGGCTGCTGTCCGACGAAGCCATCGAAAACGGCTTTGCCGGCCCCAGCCTTGGCCTGGAGTTCGCCGGCGTGGTGAGCCGGATCGGCCCGGCCGTGACGCAATACCGCGTGGGCGAAGCGGTCGTGGGCTTCGGCCCGGCCAGCTTTGGTGACCGCGTGCTCACGCGCGCGGCCGCCATCTCGCGGATTCCGGCCAACTTCTCTTTTGAAGCGGCGGCCACCATCCCCAGCACCTTCTTCACGGTCTACTACGCCTTGCATCACCTGGCGCACCTGCAGGAAGGCGAAAAAATCCTCATCCACGGTGCCGCGGGCGGCGTGGGCATTGCAGCCATCCAATTGGCCCAATGGCTGGGTGCCGATATCTATGCGACGGCCGGCTCCGAAGAAAAACGGGATTTCCTGCGCATGATGGGCGTGGCCCACGTCTACGACTCGCGTTCGCTGGCCTACGCCGACGAGATCCTGGCCGAGACCGGCGGCCAAGGCGTGGACGTCGTGCTCAACTCCCTGGCTGGCGAAGCCATCAACCGCAATCTCCAGGTCCTGCGGCCCTTTGGCCGCTTCCTGGAACTGGGCAAGCGCGACTTCTACGAAAACACCCGCATCGGTCTGCGCCCGTTCCGCAACAACATCAGTTATTTCGGTATCGACGCCGATCAGCTGATGAACGAACGCCCCGACCTGACGCAGCGCCTGTTCGGCGAGATGATGCAATTGTTCGCCGACGGCGCACTGCACCCCCTGCCCTACACCGTGTTTGACGCCAACGACGTGGTAGACGCCTTCCGCTACATGCAGCAGGCGCGCCAGATCGGCAAGATCGTTGTGACGTACCGCCATGGCATCCGGCGCCTGCACCGGCCGGCCGACCCGCCCGCCGAGCCGCTGGTCCTGGCCGCCGATGCCAGCTATCTGGTCACGGGAGGCCTGGGCGGTTTCGGGCTGCGCACCGCGCAATGGCTGGTCGAAAAAGGCGCCCGGCACCTCATCCTCATCAGCCGCAGCGGCCCCCAGAGCGACCAGGCCAAGGAAGCCCTTGCTGCCTTCAAGGCTGCGGGCGTGTCGGTACATGCGGCGGCCTGCGACGTCACCGACCGCGATGCCTTGCAGAAACTGCTGGCCCACACCGGCCGCAGCATGCCGCCCCTGCGCGGGCTGGTGCATGCCGCCGTGGTGATCGACGACGGCCTGGCGCGCAATACCTGCGCCGCGCAGATCGAACGTACCATGGCCGCCAAAGTGCTGGGGGCCTATCACCTGCATGCGCTCACCCGCGACGCGGCACTCGATTTCTGCGTCTACTACTCGTCGGCCACCACCCTGTTCGGCAACCCTGGGCAGAGCAACTACGTCGCCGCCAATATGTGGCTGGAAGCCCTGGCCATGCACCGCCGCGCCAGCGGCCTGCCCGCGACCTGCGTGCGCTGGGGCGCCATCGACGATGTCGGCTTTCTGGCGCGCAATGAAGCCATCCGCGACGCCCTGCAAAGCCGCATGGGCGGCTCGGCCATTCCTTCAGGCGAGGCGCTGGCCGCGCTGGAGGTCATGCTGCAGACTCGCAGCAACGGCCTGGCCGTTCTGGAGTTGGACTGGCACGCCCTGAACCGCTTCCTGCCCACGGCCAGCGCCCCCAAGTTCAGCAGCCTGGCTCGCCGCGCAGGAGACAGCGACCACGATGCTGGCGACGCCAATGACATCGCTCATCTGCTGGCCACGCTGGACGACACGGCGCTGCAGGCCGCCTTTGGCGACATGCTCAAGACCGAAATCGGCGAGATCCTGCGCGTTTCCGCCGACAAGATCGACCCGGAGCGGTCGATCTACGACATGGGCCTGGATTCGCTGATCGGGGTGGAACTCATCGTCGCGCTGGAAAACCGCTTCGGCATCCGGTTACCCGTCATGGCCTTGTCCGAAAGCCCGACCGTCAACAAACTGGCCGGCCGTCTCATTTTGCTGTTGCGCGGAGAGCCCGCCGCCACGCCAGGCGACCACGTCGCCTCGACCGTCGAGAAGTTGGTGGCGGATCACGCCGCAGATGTTTCGGCCACTGCCATCGACGCGTTCGTCGCGGACCTCAAAAGCGGCGAGGCCGACGGCCCGCAGCGTATGATTCAGTAA
- a CDS encoding cys/Met metabolism PLP-dependent enzyme family protein — MIQQALERKLRQAAPAVDAAAAPRPSSHRHAIAEEFYKFHLHPSYKQLRILNDGAARLGLQNPFFKLHEGTASDQTRIGGQTYINYSSYNYLGLSGDPIVNDAAKQAIDRYGTSVSASRLVSGERPIHRELELEIARLYGVDDAVTFVSGHATNVSTIGHLFGPRDLILHDELIHNSILQGIQLSGARRLPFPHNDWSTLDNLLDEQRHQFERVLIVLEGIYSMDGDYPDLPRFIELKRRHRCFLMVDEAHSLGVMGPRGLGIREHFNLDGGDVDIWMGTLSKTLAACGGYIAGESALVEHLKFLAPGFLYSVGMPPPVAAAALAALKRMHDVPERARVLQTRGRQFLTQARAAGLDTGTSEGLAVVPVIVGSSLKATRLSAQLFEQGINVQPILYPAVPEKVARLRFFISFMHTEEQIQQTIRKLKALL, encoded by the coding sequence TTGATACAGCAGGCCCTGGAGCGCAAGCTGCGCCAGGCCGCGCCTGCTGTGGACGCCGCGGCCGCGCCTCGCCCGAGCAGCCACCGGCATGCCATTGCGGAAGAGTTCTATAAATTTCATCTGCATCCCAGCTACAAGCAATTGCGCATCCTCAACGATGGCGCCGCCCGGCTCGGCCTGCAGAATCCGTTCTTCAAGCTGCATGAAGGCACCGCCAGCGACCAGACACGCATCGGCGGCCAGACCTACATCAACTACTCCAGCTACAACTACCTGGGCTTGTCCGGCGACCCCATCGTCAACGACGCGGCCAAGCAAGCCATCGATCGTTATGGCACGTCGGTCTCGGCCAGCCGCCTGGTCTCGGGCGAGCGCCCGATTCACCGCGAACTGGAGCTCGAGATCGCGCGCCTGTATGGCGTGGACGACGCCGTCACCTTCGTCAGCGGCCACGCCACCAACGTATCGACCATCGGCCACTTGTTCGGCCCGCGCGACCTCATCCTGCATGACGAGCTGATCCACAACAGCATCCTGCAAGGCATCCAACTGTCTGGTGCCCGGCGCCTGCCCTTTCCGCACAATGACTGGAGCACGCTGGACAACCTGCTCGACGAACAGCGCCACCAGTTCGAGCGCGTCCTCATCGTGCTCGAAGGCATCTACAGCATGGACGGCGACTACCCCGACCTGCCGCGCTTCATCGAGCTCAAGCGTCGCCATCGCTGCTTCCTCATGGTCGACGAAGCGCACTCCCTGGGCGTCATGGGCCCGCGCGGCCTGGGCATTCGCGAGCACTTCAACCTGGATGGCGGCGACGTCGACATCTGGATGGGTACCCTCAGCAAAACCCTGGCCGCCTGCGGCGGCTATATCGCCGGCGAAAGCGCCCTGGTCGAACACCTGAAATTCCTGGCACCGGGGTTTCTGTACAGCGTCGGCATGCCGCCGCCGGTGGCCGCCGCCGCGCTCGCGGCGCTCAAGCGCATGCATGACGTGCCCGAACGGGCCCGGGTCCTGCAGACCCGCGGCAGGCAGTTTCTGACACAGGCGCGTGCCGCCGGGCTGGACACCGGCACCAGCGAAGGCCTGGCCGTCGTGCCTGTCATCGTCGGCAGCTCGCTCAAGGCAACCCGCCTGTCGGCCCAGTTGTTCGAACAGGGCATCAACGTCCAACCCATTCTTTACCCGGCCGTGCCCGAGAAAGTCGCTCGTCTGCGCTTTTTCATATCATTCATGCACACCGAAGAACAAATTCAGCAAACCATCCGCAAATTGAAAGCCCTGCTCTGA